One Pseudodesulfovibrio cashew DNA window includes the following coding sequences:
- a CDS encoding response regulator yields the protein MKALIVDDDFYSRNMIHEILRPHAHCDIAVNGEEAIEAFRRSLVAGEPYDLICLDLLMPELDGQQALREIRAIEKEFEVGPQSEAKVVVTTMLDDEKETHDAFFLGGATSYLVKPIDEEKLITEVKSLGLL from the coding sequence ATGAAAGCGCTGATTGTTGATGACGACTTCTACAGCAGGAACATGATTCACGAGATCCTCCGGCCCCACGCCCATTGCGACATTGCCGTCAATGGAGAGGAAGCCATCGAAGCGTTTCGCCGCAGCCTTGTGGCCGGTGAACCCTACGACCTCATATGTCTTGATTTGCTTATGCCGGAACTCGACGGCCAGCAGGCATTGCGGGAGATACGCGCCATCGAAAAGGAATTCGAGGTCGGTCCCCAGTCCGAGGCCAAGGTCGTGGTTACAACCATGCTCGACGATGAAAAGGAGACCCACGACGCGTTCTTTCTGGGCGGCGCAACCTCCTATCTGGTCAAGCCCATCGACGAAGAGAAGCTGATCACCGAGGTCAAGAGCCTCGGCCTGCTCTAG
- the ricT gene encoding regulatory iron-sulfur-containing complex subunit RicT translates to MSQILGVKFNDYGQVYYFGSGPFVVREGQHVIVKTDQGMGLGKVILIRQAPKEQEGDEDAHKPIYRLANEKDMESVAENETLSEDAFRYCRKCISKHKLGMKLVDVEVFFDRSKMIFYFTAPGRIDFRELIKDLVREYRTRIELRQIGVRHETQMLGAIGNCGQICCCRRFMRKFVPVTIKMAKEQNLFLNPTKISGICGRLLCCLSFEQEGYEEFHRMCPRVGKKYTTSLGSVKVLRSNFFNKSLSLLTEDFEEKEVSIDEWNEIVNKPPSDEAKSRMDRGRRSGRKPARSADADAEPRQKGPDKNARPPRPAKRPAGRKGEDTPDRPEKETAKGDEAPARAESGGRTAEGPQKEEAEKRSRRPRRRRRRPKK, encoded by the coding sequence ATGAGCCAAATACTTGGTGTTAAATTTAATGATTACGGTCAGGTGTACTATTTTGGTTCCGGGCCGTTTGTTGTCCGGGAAGGGCAGCACGTCATCGTCAAGACAGACCAGGGCATGGGGTTGGGCAAGGTCATCCTGATCCGCCAGGCACCCAAGGAGCAGGAAGGGGACGAGGACGCCCACAAGCCTATCTACCGCTTGGCAAATGAAAAGGACATGGAGTCCGTCGCCGAGAACGAGACCCTCTCCGAGGATGCCTTCCGGTATTGCCGCAAGTGCATTTCCAAGCACAAACTGGGCATGAAGCTGGTGGACGTGGAGGTCTTTTTCGATCGCTCCAAGATGATTTTCTACTTCACCGCCCCGGGCCGCATCGATTTTCGTGAATTGATCAAGGACCTGGTCCGTGAATACCGAACTCGCATAGAATTGCGCCAGATAGGGGTACGTCACGAAACGCAGATGCTCGGCGCCATCGGCAACTGCGGCCAGATCTGCTGTTGCCGTCGCTTCATGCGCAAGTTTGTGCCCGTGACCATCAAGATGGCCAAGGAACAGAATCTGTTCCTCAATCCAACAAAGATATCGGGTATTTGTGGTAGGCTGCTTTGCTGCCTGAGTTTTGAGCAGGAGGGCTATGAGGAGTTTCACCGCATGTGTCCGCGCGTGGGGAAGAAGTATACTACCTCGCTTGGTTCCGTGAAAGTGCTCAGGTCAAATTTCTTCAATAAATCCCTGTCTTTGTTGACGGAAGATTTTGAGGAGAAGGAAGTTTCCATTGACGAATGGAATGAAATAGTTAACAAGCCGCCCAGCGACGAGGCCAAGTCGCGTATGGACCGGGGACGGCGGAGCGGGAGGAAACCCGCGCGTTCCGCGGATGCCGATGCCGAGCCCCGTCAGAAGGGGCCGGACAAAAACGCTAGGCCCCCCAGGCCGGCAAAGCGTCCGGCAGGTCGGAAGGGGGAGGATACCCCGGACCGTCCCGAGAAGGAGACGGCCAAGGGTGATGAAGCCCCGGCCCGCGCCGAGTCCGGAGGCCGGACGGCGGAAGGCCCCCAGAAGGAAGAAGCCGAAAAACGGTCGCGCCGGCCCAGGCGCCGCAGACGCAGGCCGAAGAAATAA
- a CDS encoding HDOD domain-containing protein, giving the protein MQADTEKLMAAVERMPAFPKSVNRVLKLAGDINCSQKELVEVIKKDPVFTLKILRLVNSPYFGLSREITSINHASVYLGLNTLKNVALGLAAVGAMPGSGEAGMDMGAFWLHSLAVAAGARMLGAMLGVSRDEAADYFAAGLLHDIGKVVFALYMSEGFAEVRLRMSEPGASLIEAEKDVLGATHCEMGAMLAEKWNLPGELRDVIARHHAPDVGAPSQLVDCVFAADQISKKLAFGSAGSYTVRPLPGPVAARFASDLDGLIGEMATLDEEVERARIFIKLGEAG; this is encoded by the coding sequence ATGCAGGCAGATACGGAAAAACTGATGGCCGCCGTAGAGCGCATGCCCGCGTTCCCCAAGAGCGTGAACAGGGTGCTCAAACTGGCAGGCGACATCAACTGTTCCCAAAAGGAATTGGTTGAGGTCATCAAGAAGGACCCGGTCTTTACGCTCAAGATTCTGAGACTCGTCAATTCCCCCTATTTCGGCCTTTCCCGGGAAATCACCTCCATCAATCACGCAAGCGTCTATCTCGGCTTGAACACCCTCAAGAATGTGGCCCTGGGCCTTGCGGCCGTGGGAGCCATGCCCGGTTCCGGCGAGGCGGGCATGGACATGGGAGCCTTTTGGCTGCATTCCCTGGCTGTGGCCGCCGGTGCCCGCATGCTCGGCGCCATGCTCGGGGTGTCCCGTGACGAGGCCGCCGATTATTTCGCTGCCGGATTGCTCCACGACATCGGCAAGGTGGTCTTCGCCCTCTATATGTCCGAGGGGTTCGCCGAAGTGCGGCTGCGCATGAGCGAACCAGGCGCATCGCTGATAGAGGCGGAAAAGGACGTGCTCGGGGCGACCCACTGCGAGATGGGTGCGATGTTGGCCGAAAAATGGAATCTGCCCGGAGAGTTGAGGGATGTTATTGCGCGGCACCACGCGCCGGATGTGGGCGCTCCTTCGCAGTTGGTGGATTGCGTGTTCGCGGCGGACCAGATCAGCAAGAAGCTGGCCTTCGGTTCCGCAGGCAGCTATACCGTCCGGCCCCTGCCCGGGCCGGTGGCGGCCCGATTCGCTTCCGACCTGGATGGTTTGATCGGCGAAATGGCCACCCTTGACGAAGAAGTTGAGCGCGCCAGGATTTTCATCAAGCTGGGAGAGGCCGGGTAA
- the carB gene encoding carbamoyl-phosphate synthase large subunit has translation MPKRTDIKKIMLIGSGPIVIGQACEFDYSGTQALKALKEEGYEVVLVNSNPASIMTDPELADATYIEPIEPETVARIIEKERPDALLPTLGGQTGLNTALAVAEMGVLEKFNVELIGANIDVINKAESREEFRAAMENIGLGMPESGICHNMDDVREWGQIIPFPIIVRPAYTLGGSGGGVAYNMEELEEICSNGLALSMKSEIMLERSILGWKEYELEVMRDKKDNCVIICSIENLDPMGVHTGDSVTVAPAQTLTDDEYQKLRDASLAVMREIGVETGGSNVQFAVNPEDGEIIIIEMNPRVSRSSALASKATGFPIAKIAAKLAVGYTLDEIPNDITRETMASFEPAIDYCVIKIPRFTFEKFPGTDDYLTTAMKSVGETMAIGRTFKEALQKGLRSLETGHTGLGKKFDTCDIDKGEVLKLLRKPNSQRLFALRNAIRCGMTEEEVFEATKIDPWFLRQFADICEMERELIEFGKSEGVSTETVGMGEMLRRAKEYGYSDPQLAAMWRTSEDVVRAMRKELGVQPTFYLVDTCAAEFEAYTPYYYSTYETGVENKRDEVKKVVILGGGPNRIGQGIEFDYCCCHSSFTLKEMGVQSIMVNSNPETVSTDYDTSDKLYFEPLTFEDVMNIIEFEQPDGVIVQFGGQTPLNLALRLMNAGVPLIGTSPDAIDRAEDRERFKQFLNKLNLKQPPNGTAMSMVEAREIAEKLDFPLVLRPSYVLGGRGMDIVYSMDEFDHYFRHSALVSPEHPTLIDKFLECAVEVDVDALADGEDVYIGGVMEHIEEAGIHSGDSASVLPPYSLSAELVREIERQTIAMAKELGVVGLMNVQFAIKDGEVYIIEVNPRASRTVPFVSKATGVPLAKLATRVMLGEKLKDLKPREMRKKGHVSVKESVFPFNRFPNVDVLLGPEMRSTGEVMGIDPSFGLAYMKAQLAAGQKLPSEGTVFLSVNDWDKAKLVLVAKDFEALGFKIAATGGTADFLAGKGVAVEKVFKVHEGQRPHVVDHIKNGDFSLVINTPSGKKTVGDAKMIRQNTLLYDIPYTTTVSGARAIVQAITEFKENGLKVESLQNYYGD, from the coding sequence ATGCCCAAACGCACAGATATCAAGAAGATCATGTTGATCGGGTCCGGCCCCATTGTCATCGGCCAGGCCTGCGAATTCGACTACTCCGGCACCCAGGCGCTCAAGGCGCTGAAAGAAGAAGGGTACGAAGTGGTCCTGGTCAACTCCAATCCGGCCTCCATCATGACCGACCCGGAGTTGGCCGATGCAACGTACATCGAACCCATAGAGCCCGAAACCGTAGCCCGAATCATCGAAAAAGAGCGTCCCGACGCTCTTTTGCCGACTTTGGGGGGGCAAACCGGTCTGAATACCGCCTTGGCCGTGGCCGAAATGGGCGTGCTGGAGAAGTTCAATGTGGAGCTGATCGGCGCGAACATCGACGTCATCAACAAGGCCGAGTCCCGTGAGGAATTTCGCGCCGCCATGGAGAACATCGGCTTGGGCATGCCCGAGTCCGGCATCTGCCACAACATGGACGACGTCCGCGAATGGGGACAGATAATCCCGTTCCCGATCATCGTCCGGCCTGCCTATACCCTGGGCGGCTCCGGCGGCGGCGTTGCCTACAACATGGAAGAGCTGGAGGAGATCTGCTCCAACGGTCTGGCCCTGTCCATGAAGTCCGAGATCATGCTCGAACGCTCCATCCTCGGCTGGAAGGAGTACGAACTCGAGGTCATGCGGGACAAGAAGGACAACTGCGTCATCATCTGTTCCATCGAGAACCTCGACCCCATGGGCGTGCACACCGGCGACTCGGTGACCGTTGCTCCGGCTCAGACCCTGACCGACGATGAGTACCAGAAGCTCAGGGACGCATCCCTTGCGGTCATGCGTGAGATCGGCGTCGAGACCGGCGGCTCCAACGTCCAGTTCGCAGTCAACCCCGAGGACGGCGAGATCATCATTATCGAGATGAACCCGCGCGTGTCCCGCTCTTCCGCCCTGGCCTCCAAGGCCACCGGCTTCCCCATTGCGAAGATCGCGGCCAAGCTGGCCGTGGGCTACACACTGGACGAGATACCCAACGACATCACACGCGAGACCATGGCCTCCTTCGAGCCGGCCATCGACTATTGCGTCATCAAGATTCCCCGCTTCACCTTCGAGAAGTTCCCGGGCACGGACGATTACCTGACCACGGCCATGAAGTCCGTGGGCGAGACCATGGCCATCGGCCGGACCTTCAAGGAGGCGCTGCAAAAGGGGCTGCGTTCCCTGGAGACCGGGCATACCGGCCTGGGCAAGAAATTCGATACCTGCGACATCGACAAGGGCGAGGTCCTCAAGCTGTTGCGCAAGCCCAACTCCCAGCGCCTCTTCGCCCTGCGCAACGCCATCCGTTGCGGCATGACCGAGGAGGAGGTCTTCGAGGCCACCAAGATCGACCCGTGGTTCCTACGCCAGTTCGCCGACATCTGCGAGATGGAGCGGGAGCTGATCGAATTCGGCAAGAGCGAGGGCGTGTCCACCGAGACGGTGGGCATGGGCGAGATGCTTCGCCGCGCCAAGGAATACGGCTATTCCGATCCTCAGCTGGCCGCCATGTGGCGCACCAGCGAGGACGTTGTTCGGGCCATGCGCAAGGAGCTGGGCGTCCAGCCTACCTTCTACCTGGTCGACACCTGCGCCGCCGAGTTCGAGGCCTATACCCCGTACTACTACTCCACTTACGAGACCGGCGTGGAGAACAAGCGGGACGAGGTCAAGAAGGTTGTCATCCTGGGCGGCGGTCCCAACCGCATCGGCCAGGGCATCGAGTTCGACTACTGCTGCTGTCACTCCTCCTTCACCCTGAAGGAGATGGGCGTGCAGTCCATCATGGTCAACTCCAACCCGGAGACGGTCTCCACCGACTACGACACCTCGGACAAGCTCTACTTTGAGCCGCTGACCTTCGAGGATGTCATGAATATCATCGAGTTCGAGCAGCCTGACGGCGTCATCGTCCAGTTCGGCGGCCAGACTCCGCTCAACCTGGCGCTTCGGTTGATGAACGCCGGGGTGCCGCTCATCGGCACCAGCCCCGACGCCATTGACCGGGCCGAGGACCGCGAGCGCTTCAAGCAGTTCCTGAACAAGCTCAATCTCAAGCAGCCGCCCAACGGCACGGCCATGTCCATGGTCGAGGCGCGCGAGATCGCGGAGAAGCTTGACTTCCCGCTGGTGCTCCGTCCCTCCTACGTGCTTGGCGGACGAGGAATGGACATCGTCTATTCCATGGATGAGTTCGACCACTACTTCCGCCACTCCGCCCTGGTCTCCCCGGAACATCCGACCCTCATCGACAAGTTCCTGGAATGCGCCGTGGAAGTGGATGTCGACGCCCTGGCCGACGGCGAGGATGTCTATATCGGCGGAGTCATGGAGCATATCGAGGAGGCGGGAATCCACTCCGGCGACTCGGCTTCGGTCCTGCCGCCGTATTCCCTCTCCGCAGAGCTGGTGCGGGAGATCGAGCGCCAGACCATCGCCATGGCCAAGGAGCTTGGCGTGGTTGGTCTGATGAACGTCCAGTTCGCCATCAAGGACGGCGAGGTCTACATCATCGAGGTCAACCCGCGCGCCTCGCGTACGGTTCCCTTCGTGTCCAAGGCCACGGGCGTGCCCCTGGCCAAGCTGGCCACCCGGGTCATGCTCGGTGAGAAGCTCAAGGACCTCAAGCCCAGGGAGATGCGCAAGAAGGGCCATGTATCGGTCAAGGAATCGGTCTTCCCCTTCAACCGCTTCCCCAATGTGGACGTGCTGCTCGGACCCGAGATGCGCTCTACCGGCGAAGTCATGGGCATTGATCCGAGTTTCGGGCTCGCCTACATGAAGGCCCAGCTCGCCGCCGGGCAGAAGCTGCCCTCCGAGGGTACGGTCTTCCTGTCGGTCAACGACTGGGACAAGGCCAAGCTGGTGCTGGTGGCCAAGGACTTCGAAGCCCTGGGCTTCAAGATCGCGGCCACGGGCGGCACCGCCGACTTCCTGGCCGGGAAGGGCGTTGCCGTTGAAAAGGTCTTCAAGGTCCACGAGGGCCAGCGCCCCCATGTGGTCGACCACATCAAGAACGGCGACTTCAGCCTGGTCATCAACACCCCGTCGGGCAAGAAGACCGTGGGCGATGCCAAGATGATTCGCCAGAACACGTTGTTGTACGACATTCCCTACACCACCACGGTGTCGGGCGCCCGGGCAATCGTCCAGGCCATCACGGAATTCAAGGAGAACGGCCTCAAGGTCGAGTCCCTGCAAAACTACTACGGCGACTAG
- a CDS encoding MBL fold metallo-hydrolase produces MRFRFRGTRGSLPAPGPDTVRYGGNTACVEVRSDSGDLIILDAGTGIRGLGLELARSMPVEAHLFISHTHWDHIQGLPFFVPLFVQGNRLIIHGPPDPIAMAGIETVLAKQMEYPHFPVRVAELEAEIVYETLREGQTVDLGFAKVTASLLNHPAMNFGFRIECDGKSLFYTGDHERFYNIYEPGDEPYGEYERIVRERNEMVVDAVRGVDVLIADSQYTEEEYRVRRGWGHSTYRQALQLARDAEVGRLYMTHHEITRTDDELDAVLASLRDEWADSGIEFAPAREGDDVSV; encoded by the coding sequence ATGCGTTTCCGGTTTCGTGGCACACGCGGCTCCCTGCCCGCGCCTGGTCCGGATACGGTCCGGTATGGTGGCAATACCGCCTGCGTGGAGGTGCGTTCGGACTCCGGTGACCTGATCATCCTTGACGCAGGGACCGGCATCAGGGGACTCGGACTTGAGCTGGCCCGGTCCATGCCGGTGGAGGCGCACCTGTTCATTTCCCATACGCATTGGGACCACATTCAGGGGCTGCCTTTTTTTGTGCCGCTTTTTGTGCAGGGCAACCGCCTGATCATCCACGGGCCGCCAGACCCCATCGCCATGGCGGGCATTGAGACCGTCCTGGCAAAGCAGATGGAGTATCCCCATTTCCCGGTGCGCGTCGCCGAACTCGAGGCCGAAATCGTCTATGAAACCCTCAGGGAAGGGCAGACCGTGGACCTGGGGTTCGCCAAGGTGACCGCCTCCCTCCTCAATCATCCTGCCATGAATTTCGGGTTTCGCATCGAGTGTGACGGAAAGTCCCTCTTCTACACCGGCGATCACGAGCGGTTCTACAATATTTACGAGCCTGGCGATGAGCCGTACGGAGAGTACGAGCGCATTGTTCGGGAGCGAAACGAAATGGTGGTCGACGCGGTGCGCGGCGTGGACGTGCTCATCGCGGACAGCCAGTATACCGAAGAGGAGTACCGCGTCCGACGCGGCTGGGGGCATTCCACCTACCGGCAGGCACTCCAACTGGCACGAGATGCCGAGGTGGGCAGGCTCTACATGACCCATCATGAAATTACGCGGACCGACGATGAGTTGGATGCGGTCCTCGCCTCGCTTAGGGATGAGTGGGCGGACTCCGGCATCGAGTTTGCCCCGGCGCGCGAGGGTGACGATGTGTCGGTTTGA
- the metG gene encoding methionine--tRNA ligase: MERFYITTPIYYVNAKPHLGHAYTTTVADSVNRFHKLMGEETYFLTGTDEHGDKIVQAAEANGQSPQEYVDTISSLFRNMWPEMNISNNDFIRTTEPRHVEVVQSILQKVYDAGDIYFGEYGGHYCFGCERFYTEKELVDGKCPDHLTTPEYIAEKNYFFKMSKYQGWLKDHILKNPDFIRPERYKNEVLSLLESGELEDLCISRPKSRLTWGIEMPFDKDYVTYVWFDALINYVSALGYPDGDKFKKFWPKANHLVAKDILKPHAVFWPTMLKAAGIDPYQSLNVHGYWLVKDTKMSKSIGNVVEPLAMKDTYGLDAFRYFLLRDMSFGQDSSFSEEALVGRLNAELANDLGNLFNRTLSMTHKYFGGEIPRPDVEDIEDAEIKKIGQDAMQAFQENYADFKFSRGLEGLWELVRGLNKYIDATAPWTLFKEENTGRLQTVIYVLLENMRKIAVHLWPVMPSSSEKMLEQLGIQFDPEKVNLPKELDVWGLLESGAVVAKTSNLFPRVDLPEPKAEAKDADNAAQKGKSKKNGKQSGKNGEEVGTIEFEDFQKLDLRVGTVKEVEKHPDADRLLLVRVDTGDAELRQVVAGIADHYSSDDLIGKQVVVVANLKPRKLRKQLSQGMILAVKSGDQLQLLTPSAEVAPGSKVS, from the coding sequence TTGGAACGTTTTTACATTACCACACCCATCTACTATGTGAATGCCAAACCCCACCTGGGGCATGCGTACACCACAACCGTGGCCGATTCCGTGAACCGGTTCCACAAGCTGATGGGCGAGGAAACCTATTTTCTCACCGGCACCGACGAACACGGGGACAAGATAGTTCAGGCCGCCGAGGCCAACGGACAGTCCCCCCAGGAGTATGTTGATACGATCAGTTCCCTGTTCAGGAACATGTGGCCGGAAATGAACATCTCCAACAACGACTTCATCCGGACCACCGAGCCCCGGCATGTCGAGGTCGTTCAGTCGATTCTCCAGAAGGTCTACGATGCCGGCGACATCTATTTCGGCGAATACGGCGGCCATTACTGCTTCGGCTGCGAGCGGTTCTACACCGAGAAGGAACTGGTGGACGGCAAGTGCCCGGACCACCTGACCACGCCGGAATACATCGCCGAAAAGAACTACTTCTTCAAGATGTCCAAGTACCAGGGGTGGCTCAAGGACCATATCCTGAAGAATCCCGATTTCATCCGCCCGGAGCGGTACAAGAACGAGGTCCTCAGCCTCCTGGAGTCCGGCGAGCTTGAGGACCTGTGCATCTCTCGGCCCAAGTCCCGGCTGACCTGGGGCATCGAGATGCCCTTTGACAAGGATTACGTCACTTACGTCTGGTTCGACGCGCTCATCAACTACGTCTCCGCCTTGGGGTATCCGGACGGGGACAAGTTCAAGAAATTCTGGCCCAAGGCAAATCACCTGGTGGCCAAGGATATCCTCAAGCCCCACGCCGTGTTCTGGCCGACCATGCTCAAGGCCGCCGGCATTGATCCGTATCAGTCCCTGAATGTTCACGGCTACTGGCTGGTCAAGGACACCAAGATGTCCAAGTCCATCGGCAACGTGGTCGAACCGTTGGCAATGAAGGACACCTACGGCCTCGACGCTTTCCGCTATTTCCTGCTGCGCGACATGTCCTTTGGCCAGGATTCCAGCTTTTCCGAAGAGGCCCTTGTGGGCCGCCTCAACGCCGAGCTGGCCAACGATCTGGGCAATCTGTTCAATCGCACCCTGTCCATGACCCACAAGTACTTCGGCGGAGAGATTCCCCGCCCCGACGTGGAGGACATCGAGGACGCCGAGATCAAGAAGATCGGGCAGGACGCCATGCAGGCCTTTCAGGAGAATTATGCGGACTTCAAGTTTTCGCGCGGCCTGGAAGGGCTGTGGGAGCTGGTTCGCGGCCTGAACAAATATATCGACGCCACCGCGCCTTGGACCCTCTTCAAGGAAGAGAACACCGGGCGGCTCCAGACGGTCATCTACGTACTGCTGGAGAACATGCGCAAGATCGCCGTCCATCTCTGGCCCGTCATGCCCTCGTCCAGTGAAAAGATGCTGGAACAGCTCGGCATCCAGTTCGACCCGGAGAAGGTCAACCTCCCCAAGGAGCTTGACGTCTGGGGTCTGCTTGAATCCGGGGCTGTCGTGGCCAAGACCTCCAACCTTTTCCCGCGTGTGGATCTGCCCGAGCCCAAGGCCGAGGCAAAAGACGCTGACAATGCGGCGCAAAAGGGAAAATCCAAGAAGAATGGAAAGCAATCCGGAAAAAATGGAGAGGAGGTCGGGACCATCGAGTTCGAGGATTTCCAGAAACTCGACCTGCGTGTGGGCACGGTGAAGGAGGTGGAGAAACACCCCGACGCCGATCGTCTCCTCCTGGTTCGCGTGGATACGGGCGATGCGGAACTCCGTCAGGTCGTGGCGGGCATTGCCGACCATTATTCTTCGGATGATCTCATTGGAAAACAAGTGGTTGTAGTTGCCAACCTCAAGCCGAGAAAGCTGCGGAAGCAGCTCTCCCAGGGCATGATTCTGGCGGTCAAGTCCGGTGATCAGCTACAGCTGCTGACACCCTCCGCAGAGGTGGCTCCCGGCAGCAAGGTGAGCTGA
- a CDS encoding FeoA family protein, giving the protein MTQKPLTEYPEGAVVRIADINGGQRARARMLAMGMTPGCPVEVLSDGPSGRRVRVRGSEVVLCCGLAGKIMAVDNDSDEGPHCNCCPAPTRKVS; this is encoded by the coding sequence ATGACACAAAAGCCTTTGACCGAATACCCGGAAGGGGCGGTCGTGCGCATCGCTGATATCAACGGTGGCCAGCGCGCCCGAGCCCGCATGCTCGCAATGGGCATGACTCCGGGGTGCCCCGTGGAAGTCCTTTCGGACGGCCCGTCCGGCCGCCGCGTTCGCGTGCGCGGATCAGAAGTTGTCCTGTGCTGCGGCCTGGCAGGAAAAATCATGGCCGTGGACAACGACTCCGACGAGGGCCCCCACTGCAACTGCTGCCCAGCCCCGACTCGCAAGGTCTCGTAG
- a CDS encoding YbgA family protein: MKDRIKIGISACLIGQKVRYDGQHAKAPHLTGVLADHLEFHPVCPEVACGMGVPREAVRLVGTKDNSRLVGRSTGTDWTDAMREWASSFLPELEEQRLCGFIFKAKSPSSGMGHVKIFPENGGQPVSYAGTGLFAAMVMERFPLLPVEDDGRLHDVGLRANFIERIFVEHRWNRLLDQGRTMKGLINFHTRHKLLIRSHDVVGYRELGKLVGAGGQADTDELFENYHQRLAKTLSLKPTVKKNVDVLMHILGYFKKVLTRDEKQECLDLLENYRNELVPLIVPVTLLNHYVRKYGEDYLRDQYYLNPHPLELKLRNHA; encoded by the coding sequence ATGAAAGATCGCATCAAAATAGGCATCAGCGCCTGCCTTATCGGCCAGAAGGTCCGCTATGACGGACAGCACGCCAAGGCCCCACACCTCACCGGCGTTCTCGCCGACCATCTCGAATTCCACCCGGTCTGCCCCGAGGTCGCCTGCGGCATGGGAGTCCCCAGGGAGGCCGTCCGACTCGTGGGAACAAAGGACAATTCGAGGCTTGTGGGCAGGTCTACTGGTACGGACTGGACGGATGCCATGCGCGAGTGGGCCTCTTCGTTCCTGCCGGAACTGGAGGAACAACGGCTGTGCGGTTTCATCTTCAAGGCCAAATCCCCTTCCAGCGGAATGGGGCACGTCAAAATCTTTCCGGAAAACGGCGGGCAACCTGTCAGCTATGCGGGAACCGGCCTGTTCGCGGCCATGGTCATGGAGCGGTTTCCGCTGCTCCCGGTGGAAGACGACGGCAGACTGCACGACGTGGGACTCAGGGCCAATTTCATCGAACGCATTTTCGTGGAACACCGCTGGAACCGACTGCTCGACCAGGGCCGGACCATGAAGGGTCTCATCAATTTCCACACACGACACAAACTGCTCATTCGCTCTCACGATGTGGTGGGCTACCGGGAACTGGGCAAACTCGTGGGCGCGGGCGGACAGGCGGACACCGACGAACTCTTCGAAAACTATCATCAGCGGCTGGCCAAGACCCTGTCGCTCAAGCCGACAGTCAAAAAAAATGTGGACGTGCTCATGCACATCCTGGGCTATTTCAAGAAGGTCCTCACCCGGGACGAAAAACAGGAATGTCTGGATTTACTGGAAAACTACAGGAATGAACTGGTGCCGCTCATCGTTCCGGTAACCCTGCTGAACCACTATGTGCGCAAATACGGGGAGGACTACCTGCGGGACCAGTACTATCTCAATCCCCATCCCCTGGAGCTGAAGCTCCGCAACCACGCCTGA